In a single window of the Nicotiana tomentosiformis chromosome 10, ASM39032v3, whole genome shotgun sequence genome:
- the LOC104119275 gene encoding WAT1-related protein At3g28050-like, which produces MAMKMKMKMKMKEALPYIGMVSTQFAQVGLMIVGKKAMSTGMTNFTFVFYSNALASLILLPSFFFYRSIRPPLNFSLICGFFLLGVLGCSAQLTGYAGINYTSASFASAMLNLIPGFTFILAVIFRMEKLDCRSTSTLIKSVGTVVSIAGAFTATLYKGPQILLTSSSLKPQNYLHFQETDWVIGGLYLVVDCIAASAYLIVQASVLKSYPVELIVVFFYCFFSSILSAIVSLFMDMDLNAWMLQPGTRLFAVLYSGVFGSAFQVSVMFWCVRRRGPLFVAMFHPLGIVIAAALGIIFLGDIFYLGSLVGSIVIVVGFYAVMWGKTQEKKVDEDHLSRNINSKAPLLQIKDAETEV; this is translated from the exons ATGgcgatgaagatgaagatgaagatgaagatgaaggaAGCTTTGCCATACATAGGAATGGTTTCAACACAATTTGCACAAGTCGGTCTAATGATTGTAGGCAAAAAAGCTATGTCAACTGGAATGACCAACTTCACTTTCGTCTTCTACTCCAATGCTCTTGCCTCCCTTATTCTCctcccttctttcttcttctataGGTCAATTCGTCCTCCACTCAATTTCTCACTTATATGTGGATTTTTCTTGCTAGGAGTTCTTGG TTGTTCAGCTCAGCTAACAGGGTATGCTGGGATTAATTATACTTCTGCTTCATTTGCCTCAGCTATGCTCAATCTCATCCCAGGTTTTACTTTCATACTTGCCGTCATTTTCAG GATGGAGAAATTAGATTGCCGAAGTACAAGTACCCTGATTAAATCTGTTGGAACCGTCGTCTCAATTGCCGGAGCCTTCACCGCCACTCTTTACAAGGGACCACAAATTTTGTTGACTTCCTCATCTTTGAAGCCTCAAAATTATCTTCATTTTCAGGAAACTGACTGGGTGATTGGAGGACTATATCTTGTAGTGGATTGCATAGCGGCTTCAGCATATCTAATTGTACAG GCTTCCGTCCTTAAAAGTTATCCAGTTGAGCTGATTGTGGTCTTCTTTTACTGCTTCTTTTCCTCCATTCTATCAGCAATAGTCTCTCTATTTATGGACATGGACTTAAATGCTTGGATGCTACAACCTGGTACGAGATTGTTCGCTGTTCTATACTCA GGAGTTTTTGGCTCTGCATTTCAAGTCAGTGTAATGTTTTGGTGCGTTCGTAGAAGGGGACCTCTCTTTGTTGCTATGTTCCATCCTCTGGGGATCGTAATTGCTGCTGCATTGGGTATCATCTTCTTAGGAGATATTTTCTACCTTGGAAG CTTGGTGGGGTCAATTGTAATTGTCGTTGGCTTCTATGCTGTGATGTGGGGAAAAACACAAGAAAAGAAGGTAGATGAAGACCATCTGTCAAGAAATATCAATT